The Aspergillus luchuensis IFO 4308 DNA, chromosome 6, nearly complete sequence genome segment acCACAGTAGTACCTAGATAAGTAGGTAAGTTCTAGTAGTTACCATAGCAGCGATCAGccattctccatccatccatccacccacgcgcacacacacacagacacacactaccattcatccatccatctatcttcATAGCCCAAAACTTACTTACCTTGTTCCgggtacatacatacatacatacatacacaccccaATAGCGAaatctcccctccccgaaGTAAATTTCCTCTCCAAATCCAATGAAAGTACTGGCTAgtcctccccatccatccttgtTTCCATTCGTGCATTTACACATGcatagtatatactatacacacacacccatgtATATATTggtatatatgtatgtatgtttgatttgccatccccatccctagCCCcctacatcatccccacccaTCCTATCACGACATATACATAATACAGCATACATATACATTTATAATAAAGCATGGGGGatagaggaggaaaaaaaaaaagtaatagtagtagtatatttcGCCTTGCAAGGGggcggggggagggggagggatgttGGTCGTGATTTGgggtagatagtagtacgACTTGAAATGTCTGTGTCGGTTCTGGTTCTCATTCTTGTAAAGTGATGTAAGTACATGAACGGGATAGAACAAAGCTAAGCAGTACTTGTGATATGTATGTACTATTTGTGGATTATGAGGATACTTCCTTTGGATTCTGTCTCCTTTGTATCCGGGGAGGTCAGTGTTTCTGGGGTATATGGCACGGTAGTAAGAGTAAGAAGGTGGAGTTGTTGAAGCATGGTTTCATCATTGGGGTTGCTTATGCGTTTAGTCGATGCATGGTTGGTCCAATGATGTGGATTAATGTAGGGAGGATCATATGAAAACTGGCTTCATTGAGTTTACAGGATGCAGGAAATTCCCTCCGCATTAAAattgtaataatattagcGTGAAAGAAGGTTTATCCTTAACAATAGCAGACTTCCGGATTGCAAGCCTGAGCACGAGTGTGCGTATGGAATAATAGTGACAGAGGTCACTTCTTAAGAATTACATTAATGATAATGACAATCGCAACACGTATCGAACCAATTCAGTCCCAGGATATGATATCAGACGCGATCTTCTCGGCAAGCATGTCTAAGGCTGTCAGCAGCGAATAAGAATTCCGAAACTGAAGGCTACTTACAAACTACCGATTGGGGATGTCCCGGCGGCAGAAATGGGAACGCACTGGCATCGACCACTCTCAACCCATCAACTCCGAATACTCGTGCCTGGCTGTCAACCACAGCCATTGAGTCGTTGCGTACACCCATCTTGCACGTACACGAAGCATGGTAGACTGTCATAAGGGTGTCCTTAATCACTTCTAGAATCTCCGAATCGGTCTGGAACTCCTCCCCGGGAAAGTATTCTTCCCCGTCAATAATCGGTTCCATCCCCGGACTCTGGAAAATCTCGCGATTTCTTCGATAAATCGCAACAGCCACTTCTTCGTCTGTTTTGGTTGCAAGCCAGTTGGGATTGATTATTGGCAGGTCGTCTGTGTCGTCTGAAATGATGGTGACATTTCCGCGGGATGTGGGTGCGACTAATGCTCCGGCGATTGACGCATACTGCGCCCCATCTTGCGGTTGGTGTTTAATAGGATCAGAGAAATCTCCAAGATATAGAGCCACTGGAATGTACTTCAAGGGTCTGCTGTTAGCCATGCTCAAAGACATCGTGCAGAGAGGATACCTCTATCTCAGGCCAGCCAGGAGGGAACCAGGATAGATCCCGGATCGTCTCATCGGAGAACTGAGACCGAACTTCATCTGGGACCTTCTCAAAAGCCAGGAAATCAATTCCCTGGGATGTCAGTGGACCAGTACGGTTTGCTAAATACTGGATGACTACTTCAGTCAAGTAAAGAAAGTCAGTAGCAATCCTGGTGCTTGTTGGAAGCGCAACTCGGTAGGCAGGCCCGAAGAAAGCATGATCCCACATGTTTTGCCCTACTCCGGGAaggtcaacaacaacctcaatACCATGCTCTTTCAGCTCACTAGCTGGACCAATTCCAGATACCATCAGGAGCTGAGGGCTCTGGAATGCCCCGGCTGACACTATGACTTCCCGGGTGGCtcgtaatatatatatcaagtCCCCAGTCCTTACTTCCACCCCGGTAGCTCGCCTTTCTGTGTTGATGAGTATTCTCTTTGCCATTGTCTTCTTGTACAGTGCAAGAGTCATTAGGCGTGGTATCGGAGAGCTTTTGAAAGCGGCCTCTGAACTACTTCGGATCTTCTTGTGTGGGTCGATGGTTAGAGCACAATATTGAGCGCCCAGTAGGAACCCGCTGTTGAAGTCCTCGATCTCCGGGATGCCTACAGACTCCATACCGCGCTTTATCCAGCTCGAAAACGGTACGGCGAAGTCAGGGTAGGATACCTGCAGAGGCTCGCCCCGTTTATCAAACGCACTCAGGTTGAACGCTGCTGTGGCATTGCTATGCCGTATGTCATTGTTGGGCGGAGTGAAGTTAGCCGTGCgttggaagaaaggaagaaatcgGTCAAAAGTGTAGCTATTGTCGTCCACGAGCTCAGCCCATCTTTGCATTGCCTCTCTATTCGGCCTAGCACCAATGTCAGTTCTGCCCTCCGTGAATTTCCCGGCGAGTGGTTTCGAACCTTTGATAGACCATCATATTGGATCCTGTCCTGTAGAGGTCAAAAGAATCAGCATTGCCCATATGGAAACGAAGACGAAAGTGAGAGACGAAGTGAGCTTACGATCCCCCCAAACATTTGCCTCTGGGGTAATGAAGGTCGCGATAGTTGGCTCCCGGAACATTGTAGGCGACAAACCGCCAATCCACGGGTGTCGAGCTGTTCACATCGCTCCCTATGCCAATGATCCCAGCTCCTGGAACCGCAGCTAAGGGATATTTGAGCTCGTAGAAGTCTCCCGCCTCAACCAGAGCTACTCTGTATCTATGTTGTGCGAGACGAGCTGCCAAAGTTAAGCCTCCAGCCCcggcaccaacaaccacgTAGTCGAAGGAGGCGTCTAGCCCCGGGACGCCTAGCTCGGCATCGTCCAGATAATCTTCCGAAATTCCTAACGCAGTGGTAACAATGGCCAATAGAACAAGTGTCCAGGTCGTAAGGAAAGACATTCGACCAAGGCACATATGATGAGAGCAAGCGTTTAGCGAAAGAACAGGCCTTTCAGACATCCGAGGCATAATCCTGATCATTAGACCTATCACTGCATCCCACTGAAGCCCACGGAATAAGTATACATGGAATCGCAAAAAATAAGAGCGACGAACGAACTGATTAGGAAGAATTGCGCGGTACTTTGGGAGAGATGTAGTTGTATCACAGCGGGGGATCCATTGGTTCCTGCCGGATGAGGAAAGAATATACCATTGAATGACCTGTTCCTGCGCCATGCAGTGACATCCAACGACCAATGAACGGTATCGATCCGTCAGGTATAGCATGATCATTCCATCCAGCATCTTGCCTGTTATTCAAGACCCCGATGACACCCATATTTGCAAGGACAAAGACAGCCAGCGCATTCTCAGAGCCAAAGAATCCAGACCTGATGCGAACTGCGACTTAAGCGCACTGCAGATTGACACCAAAATGTTTCCTTCAAGTTCCCAGGTTCCGTTTAACACCTCATCGTTAGCGATGTTGTGGTGTTCAATGATTATCCCTCCATGGCGACGATCATCCCCCATATCACAAGGAATATTTCGCATCCATGCTGGTATCCCGTTTCTTCACACGAGCCCCGTAACCTTCTGTCGGCTTCCGATGCTCCAATTAGCAGCGAATCAAGTCGGCTCATATCCCAgcaggggaggggaaagaaccGATGATATGGTGCAGGATGTGGAACCAACACGAAGGTTCAATGTATGACAGTAAGGGAAGTTGATTTGGCAGGACGCAAATAGGGCCAACATTGAAATATCTAACGTAACTCACTTTCCTTCAG includes the following:
- a CDS encoding GMC family oxidoreductase (CAZy:AA3;~COG:E;~EggNog:ENOG410PJ5E;~InterPro:IPR012132,IPR036188,IPR000172,IPR007867;~PFAM:PF05199,PF00732;~SECRETED:SignalP(1-20);~go_function: GO:0016614 - oxidoreductase activity, acting on CH-OH group of donors [Evidence IEA];~go_function: GO:0050660 - flavin adenine dinucleotide binding [Evidence IEA];~go_process: GO:0055114 - oxidation-reduction process [Evidence IEA]); amino-acid sequence: MSFLTTWTLVLLAIVTTALGISEDYLDDAELGVPGLDASFDYVVVGAGAGGLTLAARLAQHRYRVALVEAGDFYELKYPLAAVPGAGIIGIGSDVNSSTPVDWRFVAYNVPGANYRDLHYPRGKCLGGSTGSNMMVYQRPNREAMQRWAELVDDNSYTFDRFLPFFQRTANFTPPNNDIRHSNATAAFNLSAFDKRGEPLQVSYPDFAVPFSSWIKRGMESVGIPEIEDFNSGFLLGAQYCALTIDPHKKIRSSSEAAFKSSPIPRLMTLALYKKTMAKRILINTERRATGVEVRTGDLIYILRATREVIVSAGAFQSPQLLMVSGIGPASELKEHGIEVVVDLPGVGQNMWDHAFFGPAYRVALPTSTRIATDFLYLTEVVIQYLANRTGPLTSQGIDFLAFEKVPDEVRSQFSDETIRDLSWFPPGWPEIEYIPVALYLGDFSDPIKHQPQDGAQYASIAGALVAPTSRGNVTIISDDTDDLPIINPNWLATKTDEEVAVAIYRRNREIFQSPGMEPIIDGEEYFPGEEFQTDSEILEVIKDTLMTVYHASCTCKMGVRNDSMAVVDSQARVFGVDGLRVVDASAFPFLPPGHPQSVVYMLAEKIASDIISWD